One Aureispira anguillae genomic region harbors:
- a CDS encoding phenylacetate--CoA ligase family protein: MKIPQIERATKAEIKAFQDKKLSQLIQYLATHSPYYQRIFNEQNISPDAIQTLDDLSLLPMTTKQDLQQYNDDFICVDRRQIIDYVTTSGTMGKPVTFALTDKDLDRLAYNEATSFASAGIDDNDVLLLTTTIDRRFMAGLAYFLGARKLGAGIVRVGSGLPALQWDTIKRVSPTALIAVPSFIFKLIEYAKKNGIDYQNSSIKKAICIGESLRNSDFSLNTLGQKITDLWDIELYSTYASTEMSTAFTECEYSRGGHHHPELIIVEILDEAGQPVPEGVPGEVVISTLEMEAMPLLRFRTGDICEWYQDACSCGRTTLRLGPVLGRKGQMIKYKGTTLYPPALYNLLNQFEEIVAFVIEVFTNEIGTDEIIIKICSKDASPRFQKRIKDHFRAKLRVAPKVEFSDFETINALRFPAMSRKPVLFFDHR; encoded by the coding sequence ATGAAAATCCCACAAATAGAACGTGCAACAAAGGCTGAAATAAAGGCTTTTCAAGATAAAAAATTGAGCCAATTGATTCAATATCTGGCTACTCATTCTCCCTATTATCAACGCATCTTTAACGAACAGAATATTAGCCCTGACGCCATTCAAACGCTGGATGATTTATCCCTGTTGCCAATGACAACTAAACAGGATTTGCAGCAATACAACGATGACTTTATCTGTGTTGATCGACGTCAAATCATTGACTATGTGACAACTTCTGGCACAATGGGAAAACCTGTAACCTTTGCACTAACAGATAAAGATTTGGATCGCTTGGCCTACAATGAAGCCACTTCTTTTGCTAGTGCGGGCATCGATGACAATGATGTATTGTTGTTAACGACTACCATTGATCGCCGTTTTATGGCAGGCTTGGCTTATTTTCTAGGTGCTAGAAAGTTAGGGGCAGGCATTGTACGAGTAGGGTCTGGTTTACCAGCTTTGCAATGGGATACCATCAAGCGAGTTTCTCCAACCGCCTTAATTGCGGTGCCTTCTTTTATCTTTAAGTTGATAGAATACGCCAAAAAGAATGGCATTGACTATCAGAACAGCAGTATAAAAAAAGCCATTTGCATTGGAGAATCTTTGCGCAATTCCGACTTCTCACTCAATACCCTAGGGCAAAAAATCACCGACTTGTGGGATATAGAATTATATTCTACCTATGCTTCTACTGAGATGAGTACGGCTTTTACCGAATGCGAATATAGTAGAGGCGGGCATCATCATCCAGAGTTAATCATTGTTGAAATTTTGGATGAAGCGGGGCAGCCTGTTCCTGAAGGTGTCCCAGGAGAAGTCGTCATCAGTACTTTAGAAATGGAAGCGATGCCCTTATTGCGTTTCAGAACAGGGGACATTTGTGAATGGTATCAGGATGCTTGTTCTTGCGGTAGAACAACTCTGCGTTTGGGACCTGTTCTTGGTAGAAAAGGGCAGATGATAAAATACAAGGGAACTACCCTTTACCCTCCTGCGTTATACAACCTATTGAATCAATTTGAAGAAATTGTTGCCTTTGTGATTGAGGTATTCACCAATGAAATTGGCACGGATGAAATTATTATCAAAATCTGCTCTAAAGATGCTTCACCTCGATTCCAGAAACGAATCAAAGATCATTTTAGAGCCAAACTAAGGGTCGCTCCTAAGGTAGAGTTTTCGGATTTTGAAACCATCAATGCACTGCGTTTTCCAGCGATGAGCCGCAAGCCTGTTTTGTTTTTTGACCATCGTTAG
- a CDS encoding recombinase family protein, with amino-acid sequence MPTKYVIYYRVSTKKQGESGLGLKAQQAYLYHFIKRQAVVQEFTEVQSGGDFETRLVLQQALDLCLKGGYTLAIAKIDRLSRKTEDALHIYNLLDGRLFSCDIPNLDKFTLTLFMAIADRERELISIRTKQALDAKREEVGEWRNSTFSDAARKKGQERILQKARINPNNRRATELIVLYKDKGFTLQVIAEKLNQNGFKTAQGKLFHRTTVQRLWKRYKRKA; translated from the coding sequence ATGCCAACAAAATATGTCATCTATTACAGAGTCTCTACCAAAAAGCAAGGAGAGAGTGGTTTGGGCTTAAAAGCTCAACAGGCATATCTTTATCATTTTATAAAAAGGCAGGCAGTTGTTCAAGAATTTACGGAAGTACAAAGTGGGGGAGATTTTGAAACACGATTGGTTTTGCAGCAGGCTTTAGATTTGTGCTTAAAAGGAGGTTATACTTTAGCCATTGCCAAAATTGACCGTTTGAGCAGAAAGACGGAAGATGCGTTGCACATTTATAATTTGCTGGATGGTCGCCTTTTTAGTTGTGACATTCCCAATTTGGATAAATTTACCTTGACACTTTTTATGGCGATTGCAGATCGAGAGCGGGAGCTGATTTCTATTCGTACCAAACAAGCTTTGGATGCCAAGAGAGAAGAAGTAGGGGAGTGGCGCAATTCTACTTTTTCGGATGCTGCACGAAAAAAAGGGCAAGAACGAATCTTGCAAAAAGCTCGGATTAATCCCAATAATAGACGAGCAACAGAGTTGATTGTCTTGTACAAAGACAAAGGCTTCACGCTACAAGTTATAGCCGAAAAGCTCAATCAAAATGGCTTTAAAACCGCACAGGGAAAATTGTTTCATCGAACAACTGTGCAAAGACTTTGGAAACGGTATAAAAGAAAAGCTTAG
- a CDS encoding C45 family autoproteolytic acyltransferase/hydolase, whose protein sequence is MTRLKKWGKRLRNLLIFTVLLVLFLEWWLSISPPPITDTSAWTLERSKNGNDFYRIKNNWLQKNEHGLWEAYIEGKPFERGAILGNLAQELIVQQEVYFVRQIKALIPSDAFLYLLRYMVGFFNRNLDEYIPIEYQQEIYGETHFCSNEFNAIGSNYERILNYHAAHDIGHALKDYAVVGCTSFSSWKEKSADSSLIIGRNFDFYVGDDFAKDKMVLFINPEEGYQLATVTWGGFLGVVSGMNEKGLTVTLNAAKSGLPTSAKTPISIVARKILQYAKNIEEAYQIAQQYETFVSESLMIGSAEDGRTAIIEKSVNQIALYYSDDNEIICSNHYQSNAFQTDSDNLNNIATSASNYRQIRTQNLMQKHTPLDYQAVAHILRDKQGHQGVDIGLGNEKALNQLQGHHSVIFMPEQRLMWVSTAPYQLGEFVAYDLNSIFNQKKVPNRSVGVDSLLIAQDSFALSTDFKNYVKFRQLKKELTLLAQNGTSCTSEEEKKAALIIELNPDYYHAYELAGNFYKAKQNYQKAISAYTTALSKEVATAAERTLILENLEACKMAVQEQNNS, encoded by the coding sequence ATGACACGATTAAAAAAATGGGGCAAACGCCTTCGAAATCTTTTAATTTTCACCGTACTTTTGGTGCTGTTTTTAGAATGGTGGTTGAGCATCAGTCCCCCTCCAATAACAGATACTAGTGCCTGGACTTTAGAACGCAGCAAAAATGGAAACGATTTTTACCGTATAAAAAATAATTGGCTGCAAAAAAATGAACATGGTCTTTGGGAAGCCTATATAGAGGGTAAACCCTTTGAGAGGGGAGCAATTTTAGGCAACTTAGCCCAAGAGCTTATTGTCCAACAAGAAGTATATTTTGTACGACAAATCAAAGCGTTAATTCCTTCTGATGCTTTTTTGTATTTGTTGCGCTATATGGTTGGTTTTTTTAATCGAAATTTGGATGAATATATTCCTATAGAATATCAGCAAGAGATTTATGGTGAGACGCATTTTTGTAGCAATGAGTTTAATGCGATAGGTTCTAATTATGAACGTATTTTAAATTACCATGCTGCTCACGACATTGGTCATGCGCTAAAAGATTATGCAGTGGTGGGCTGTACTTCTTTTTCTAGCTGGAAAGAAAAAAGTGCAGATAGTAGCTTGATTATAGGGCGTAATTTTGATTTTTATGTAGGAGATGATTTTGCCAAGGACAAGATGGTGTTGTTTATCAATCCAGAAGAAGGGTACCAACTAGCAACCGTTACTTGGGGGGGCTTCTTAGGGGTCGTTTCTGGAATGAATGAGAAAGGATTAACGGTGACTTTAAATGCTGCAAAATCTGGCTTGCCTACCTCGGCCAAAACTCCTATATCTATTGTGGCTCGAAAGATTTTACAATATGCAAAAAACATAGAGGAGGCCTATCAAATTGCTCAACAATATGAGACATTTGTATCAGAGTCGCTAATGATCGGTTCCGCAGAGGATGGGCGTACGGCTATCATTGAAAAATCCGTTAACCAAATTGCTTTGTATTATTCTGATGACAATGAAATTATTTGTTCGAATCATTATCAAAGTAATGCTTTTCAAACGGATAGTGACAACCTCAATAACATAGCGACCAGCGCCTCTAATTATCGACAAATTCGCACTCAAAACCTAATGCAAAAACATACGCCTTTGGATTATCAAGCGGTAGCACATATTCTTAGAGATAAACAAGGTCATCAAGGAGTGGATATAGGATTGGGCAATGAAAAAGCCTTAAACCAATTGCAGGGACATCATTCGGTTATTTTTATGCCAGAACAACGCCTCATGTGGGTCTCTACGGCTCCTTATCAGCTAGGAGAATTTGTGGCTTATGATTTGAATAGTATCTTTAATCAGAAAAAGGTTCCCAATCGTTCTGTTGGCGTTGACTCCTTGCTTATTGCCCAAGACTCCTTTGCCTTATCCACTGATTTTAAGAACTATGTAAAATTTAGACAATTAAAAAAAGAATTAACATTACTGGCTCAAAATGGTACTTCCTGTACGTCAGAAGAAGAGAAAAAGGCAGCACTTATTATAGAACTTAACCCTGATTATTACCATGCCTATGAGTTAGCTGGAAATTTTTATAAGGCAAAACAAAATTATCAAAAAGCAATTTCAGCTTATACAACTGCCTTAAGCAAAGAGGTTGCAACAGCAGCAGAAAGAACGCTTATTCTAGAAAATTTAGAGGCTTGTAAAATGGCAGTTCAAGAACAAAACAACTCATAA
- a CDS encoding T9SS type A sorting domain-containing protein, translating to MKTLLFLTFSLIATQSYGQSLEQYVIGTAGDFGLNSGGTTLSWTLGEPIVSTENSSTAILTQGFQQPIVVNSLSTNQALTPSISLQVFPNPTFQELSIQKDISSNLKAELFDILGQRIAQYDLVDNTTRIDLNNLPAAHYLLRVSKLDKTSIQTFKIQKIQ from the coding sequence ATGAAAACACTTCTATTTCTAACCTTCTCTTTAATAGCCACTCAATCCTACGGTCAATCTCTAGAACAATATGTGATTGGCACCGCAGGAGATTTTGGGCTAAACTCAGGAGGAACCACCCTAAGTTGGACGCTAGGAGAACCAATTGTAAGCACCGAAAATAGTAGCACAGCAATACTAACACAAGGTTTTCAGCAACCAATTGTTGTTAACTCTTTATCGACCAATCAAGCACTTACACCATCTATATCCCTTCAGGTTTTTCCCAACCCAACCTTCCAAGAGCTTTCCATTCAAAAAGACATTTCTTCTAACTTAAAAGCCGAATTATTTGATATTTTAGGACAACGCATTGCTCAATACGATTTAGTGGATAATACAACAAGAATTGATCTCAACAATCTACCTGCTGCACATTATTTATTGCGTGTCTCTAAATTAGACAAGACTAGCATTCAAACATTTAAGATTCAAAAAATACAATAA
- a CDS encoding NAD(P)/FAD-dependent oxidoreductase: MRKENVDVLVIGAGPAGSVAAAILNQNGHKVKVVEKQQFPRFVIGESLLPRCLYNLEKAGLLEAVKAQNFQRKNGACFVRSAEEYCDFNFSEQYTSGWEYAWQMPRAKFDKTLADEIVRQGVELNYQEAVEAVQFDKKKALVDIKTQTGALYQVEAQFVVDASGYGRVLPRLLDLGSPSTFPSRNAFFAHIKDPVRKEGSEVLTEVVDLQEAWAWIIPIEEGITSIGFVGKAEFLAQKGAAYDENRFQELLYTHPLLKDRYAQNLTFVFSPKLIKGYSVGVKKMYGERYVLVGNSTEFLDPIFSSGVTFATETGVVAAELVHRQLQGETVDWEKDYAEYMQHGINVFRTYVQEWYTGNLQTIFFAGQKVSNFKEQICSVLAGYVWDMSNPYVKKHHKAIALLADVIKRQKEARIAAK, translated from the coding sequence ATGAGAAAAGAGAACGTGGATGTATTGGTAATTGGGGCAGGTCCTGCAGGTAGTGTTGCAGCAGCTATATTAAATCAGAATGGACACAAAGTTAAGGTCGTAGAAAAGCAACAATTTCCTCGCTTTGTTATTGGCGAAAGTCTACTTCCTCGCTGCTTATACAATCTTGAAAAAGCAGGTTTATTAGAAGCGGTTAAGGCGCAAAATTTTCAGCGTAAAAACGGAGCCTGTTTTGTGCGCAGTGCCGAAGAGTATTGTGATTTTAATTTTTCTGAACAATATACTAGTGGCTGGGAATATGCTTGGCAAATGCCTAGAGCTAAATTTGACAAAACCTTGGCAGATGAGATTGTTCGTCAAGGAGTTGAACTAAATTATCAAGAAGCAGTAGAAGCGGTGCAATTTGACAAAAAAAAAGCACTTGTTGATATTAAAACCCAAACGGGAGCGCTTTACCAAGTAGAGGCTCAATTTGTGGTAGATGCTAGTGGCTATGGTCGTGTTTTGCCCCGTCTATTGGACTTGGGGAGCCCTTCTACATTTCCGAGTCGTAATGCCTTTTTTGCACACATCAAAGACCCTGTAAGAAAAGAAGGTTCTGAAGTATTAACAGAAGTGGTAGATCTTCAAGAAGCTTGGGCATGGATTATCCCTATAGAAGAAGGAATCACTTCGATTGGTTTTGTTGGGAAAGCTGAATTTCTAGCGCAAAAAGGAGCAGCTTATGATGAAAACAGATTTCAAGAACTACTCTATACTCATCCCCTATTAAAAGATAGATATGCCCAAAATCTAACCTTTGTTTTTTCGCCCAAACTTATCAAGGGCTATTCGGTTGGTGTCAAAAAAATGTATGGAGAACGCTATGTTTTGGTTGGAAATTCCACTGAATTTTTAGACCCTATTTTTTCTTCAGGAGTTACCTTTGCAACAGAAACAGGAGTTGTTGCTGCTGAATTGGTGCACCGCCAACTTCAAGGCGAGACAGTAGATTGGGAAAAAGATTACGCTGAATATATGCAGCACGGTATCAATGTCTTTAGAACTTATGTGCAAGAGTGGTATACGGGCAATCTACAAACTATCTTTTTTGCTGGACAAAAAGTTTCTAATTTTAAGGAACAAATTTGCTCTGTTTTAGCAGGTTATGTTTGGGATATGTCCAATCCTTATGTAAAAAAACACCACAAAGCAATTGCTCTTTTAGCGGATGTAATTAAGCGGCAAAAAGAAGCACGTATTGCTGCAAAATAA